Genomic segment of bacterium:
TAAAAGCTAAAGCTGAATACATAAAGATATTATATACCCAAACAAAATTGGTTTCAAATATCCTGTGCCTACTTTATTTTTGTATAGATGTCAAAAAGATTGTTAAATGTGGCTTCCCAGGAATATTCTTTTGCCTTTTTAACAGCATTTTCTGCCATCTTCTTCGGGTCATTATCACCTAAATAGTCAATCTTTGCCGCAAAATCCAAAATATCATCTACCTCTGCCAGAAGCCCTACATCAGAGGTGATAATATCCTTCAAGCCACCTTGATTAACCCCTACTACTGGCAGACCAGAGGATAATGCCTCCAGGGTAGTTATGCCAAATGTCTCTGTTGGTGAAGGTGTAACAAAGATATCAGATGATGCATAGATTTTGGCTAATGCGACCTGGTCTCTTGTATATCCAAGAAAGCTAACATCCGTTTTTCCTTTTAAAGCCTTCTCCATATCCTTTTTATAAGGACCATCTCCTACAACTAAAAGATGATATTTATCTTTTACCACCTTAAAGGCTGATATAAGGATATGAAGGTGTTTTTCTTTAGCCAATCTACCTACATAAAGGAGGATTATTTTTTCATCCTTAATACCATACCTTTCCCTAAAGCCTTCCTCCCTTTTTTCTGGTGAAAAAATTGTATTAGAAACGCCAAAGGATACCTCTTTTATATTTTTGATGCCATTGACTTCAAGTTTTGTCTTTGTCTGGTTTGATGGGGCTAGAACCAGGTCGCATTGATTATAAATCCATCTAACATATCTTAAACCCACCTCTTCTGCTATCCTGAAATGGAAATATCTCTTAAAATAACCAGGTATATCTGAATGATAAAAGCCAATAATTGGTCTTCTTTTGGTAGCAAAAAGGGCAAAAGCCATAGTATATGGATCGCCAAGCTCCACCAAATCAGGATTTTCCTCCTCTATCACCCTTTTTATATTT
This window contains:
- a CDS encoding glycosyltransferase family 1 protein, which encodes MKLLDLTNFYGKQSGGVRTYLDKKIEYIGGRDDIEHILIIPGEKDEIVYREKTKIYRLKGLRVPFYPSYRLVINIKNIKRVIEEENPDLVELGDPYTMAFALFATKRRPIIGFYHSDIPGYFKRYFHFRIAEEVGLRYVRWIYNQCDLVLAPSNQTKTKLEVNGIKNIKEVSFGVSNTIFSPEKREEGFRERYGIKDEKIILLYVGRLAKEKHLHILISAFKVVKDKYHLLVVGDGPYKKDMEKALKGKTDVSFLGYTRDQVALAKIYASSDIFVTPSPTETFGITTLEALSSGLPVVGVNQGGLKDIITSDVGLLAEVDDILDFAAKIDYLGDNDPKKMAENAVKKAKEYSWEATFNNLFDIYTKIK